The following proteins are co-located in the Doryrhamphus excisus isolate RoL2022-K1 chromosome 3, RoL_Dexc_1.0, whole genome shotgun sequence genome:
- the glula gene encoding glutamate-ammonia ligase (glutamine synthase) a, protein MATSASASLSKSIKQQYLELPQGDKVQAMYIWVDGTGEGLRCKTRTLDFEPKSVEELPEWNFDGSSTYQAEGSNSDMYLIPSAMFRDPFRKDPNKLVLCEVFKYNRMPAETNFRITCNKVMKMVEDQVPWFGMEQEYTILGTDGHPFGWPSNGFPGPQGPYYCGVGADKAYGRDIVEAHYRACLYAGVNICGTNAEVMPAQWEFQVGPCEGIDMGDHLWVARFILHRVCEDFGVIASFDPKPIPGNWNGAGCHTNFSTKEMREDGGLKAIEDSIEKLGRRHRYHIRAYDPKGGLDNARRLTGHHETSNINEFSAGVANRGASIRIPRNVGQEKKGYFEDRRPSANCDPYAVTEALIRTCLLSEEGDEPVDY, encoded by the exons ATGGCCACGTCCGCCAGCGCCAGCTTGAGCAAATCCATCAAGCAGCAGTACCTTGAGCTTCCCCAGGGGGATAAAGTCCAGGCCATGTACATCTGGGTGGACGGAACCGGCGAGGGTCTGCGGTGTAAAACCAGAACCTTGGATTTTGAGCCCAAAAGCGTTGAAG aacTTCCTGAATGGAACTTTGATGGGTCCAGTACTTACCAAGCTGAAGGCTCCAACAGTGACATGTATCTCATCCCCTCTGCCATGTTTCGTGACCCCTTCCGCAAAGACCCAAACAAGCTGGTCCTTTGTGAAGTGTTCAAGTACAACCGCATGCCTGCAG AAACCAACTTTCGAATCACTTGCAATAAGGTGATGAAGATGGTAGAAGACCAAGTTCCCTGGTTTGGCATGGAGCAGGAGTACACCATCCTGGGAACAGATGGACATCCTTTTGGCTGGCCGTCTAATGGATTCCCCGGACCTCAAG GTCCGTACTACTGTGGCGTGGGAGCGGACAAAGCCTATGGAAGAGATATCGTGGAGGCCCATTATAGAGCTTGTCTCTATGCTGGGGTTAACATTTGCGGCACTAATGCTGAAGTGATGCCAGCCCAG TGGGAGTTCCAGGTTGGCCCGTGTGAAGGGATCGACATGGGCGATCACCTGTGGGTGGCGCGCTTCATCCTCCACCGTGTCTGTGAAGACTTCGGGGTCATTGCCTCTTTTGACCCCAAGCCGATCCCTGGCAACTGGAACGGTGCCGGCTGCCACACAAACTTCAGCACAAAGGAGATGAGAGAGGACGGTGGACTAAA AGCAATTGAGGACTCTATCGAGAAGCTGGGCCGGAGGCACCGCTATCACATTCGTGCCTACGATCCCAAAGGGGGTCTGGACAACGCCCGCCGCCTCACAGGCCACCATGAAACCTCCAACATCAACGAATTCTCTGCGGGTGTGGCAAACCGCGGCGCCAGCATCCGGATCCCTCGCAACGTGGGCCAGGAGAAGAAGGGCTACTTCGAGGACCGCCGCCCGTCAGCAAACTGCGACCCGTATGCTGTGACGGAGGCGCTCATTCGCACCTGTTTGCTGAGCGAGGAGGGCGATGAACCTGTGGATTACTGA